Proteins from a genomic interval of Chryseobacterium indologenes:
- a CDS encoding molybdenum cofactor biosynthesis protein MoaE: MIDIRITDNALSITECLDLAQDLGSGGIATFIGTVRNMTKNKPVIRLDYECYQSMATKEIKKIVDQAIICFSVRNVVVHHRTGTLFPGDAAVIIVVSDGHRDAVFDACRYIIDTVKQTVPIWKKEIFEDGEEWVSAHP, encoded by the coding sequence ATGATAGATATAAGAATAACAGACAATGCACTGAGTATTACAGAATGCCTTGATTTAGCACAAGACTTAGGTAGTGGGGGAATTGCTACATTTATAGGAACAGTTCGCAACATGACAAAAAATAAACCTGTCATCCGGCTGGATTATGAATGCTATCAATCTATGGCTACCAAAGAAATTAAAAAGATCGTTGATCAGGCAATCATTTGCTTCTCTGTACGTAATGTGGTGGTGCATCACCGTACAGGAACTTTGTTTCCGGGTGACGCTGCTGTAATTATAGTAGTCAGTGACGGCCACAGGGATGCTGTTTTTGATGCCTGCCGGTATATTATTGATACTGTAAAACAGACCGTTCCTATTTGGAAAAAAGAAATTTTTGAAGACGGGGAAGAATG
- a CDS encoding MoaD/ThiS family protein encodes MKLKILAFGIVKDIFGGPEKELEVEDSVNVGQLKKVLEDQFPEFKKLKSYFIALDEEYAEDDQIIHNTNEIAIIPPVSGG; translated from the coding sequence TTAGCCTTCGGAATTGTAAAAGACATTTTCGGAGGTCCTGAAAAGGAACTAGAAGTAGAAGATAGCGTGAATGTAGGACAATTAAAAAAAGTGCTCGAAGATCAGTTTCCCGAGTTTAAAAAACTGAAATCCTATTTCATTGCCCTTGATGAAGAATATGCAGAAGATGATCAGATCATTCATAATACGAATGAAATTGCAATAATTCCTCCTGTAAGTGGTGGATAA